Proteins from one Desulfuribacillus alkaliarsenatis genomic window:
- a CDS encoding NCS2 family permease, which yields MVSKDSAVGKFFKFEEHNTNFRTEVIAGLTTFLTMAYIIFVNPAILSDAGMDFGAVFVATVIAATIGSLIMGLYANYPIALAPGMGLNAYFSYTVVLGMGYSWEVALGAVFVSGVLFLILTVSKIRELIINVIPPGLKSAVAAGIGLFIAFIGLKNAEVIVGYDATLVALNPEFLSGTPLLTMIGLVIISLLIIRKVPGGIFIGMLITAIIGIFMGEVVRPEGIVEAPPSLAPTFMAMDIWGALELGALTIVFAFLFVDFFDSAGTLTGVAKQGNMLVDNKLPRASRALTADSVATMSGAALGTSTTTAYIESSAGVAAGGRTGMTAVVTGLLFLASLPFFPIIKALALSPGVTSPVLIIVGVFMASSLKDIEWKEFSEAVPAFMTALFMPLSFSIANGIAFGFIAYPLVKVFAGKAKEVHPLVYIIGFLFVLRFIFLGTD from the coding sequence TTGGTAAGCAAAGACAGTGCAGTAGGTAAGTTTTTTAAGTTTGAAGAACACAACACGAATTTCAGAACAGAAGTAATTGCAGGTCTTACAACATTCTTAACTATGGCTTACATAATATTTGTAAACCCTGCGATTCTATCAGACGCCGGTATGGATTTCGGAGCAGTATTCGTAGCAACGGTTATCGCTGCAACTATTGGTAGTTTGATTATGGGGTTATATGCTAACTATCCAATCGCGTTAGCGCCAGGTATGGGTCTGAATGCATATTTCTCATACACTGTAGTATTAGGAATGGGCTATTCTTGGGAAGTTGCTTTAGGAGCAGTATTCGTTTCCGGGGTATTATTCTTGATTTTAACAGTATCAAAAATACGTGAACTTATTATTAATGTAATTCCACCAGGTTTGAAAAGTGCTGTTGCAGCAGGTATTGGTTTGTTTATTGCTTTTATTGGTTTAAAAAATGCTGAGGTTATTGTAGGTTATGATGCAACACTAGTAGCGTTAAATCCTGAATTTCTGTCTGGGACACCGCTATTGACAATGATTGGTTTAGTAATTATTTCTTTATTAATAATTCGTAAAGTACCAGGCGGAATTTTTATTGGTATGTTAATTACAGCGATTATAGGTATTTTTATGGGTGAAGTAGTGCGACCAGAGGGTATAGTAGAGGCACCACCTAGTTTAGCTCCTACATTTATGGCGATGGACATTTGGGGTGCGTTAGAGTTAGGTGCATTGACAATAGTATTTGCTTTCTTGTTCGTTGACTTCTTCGACTCTGCTGGAACATTAACTGGAGTTGCTAAGCAGGGTAATATGTTAGTTGACAATAAGCTTCCTAGAGCAAGCCGTGCATTAACTGCAGACTCTGTAGCTACAATGTCAGGTGCAGCGCTTGGTACATCAACAACTACAGCTTACATAGAATCATCAGCGGGTGTTGCGGCTGGTGGACGTACTGGTATGACAGCTGTTGTTACTGGATTATTGTTCTTAGCTTCGTTACCGTTTTTCCCAATTATTAAAGCGTTAGCTTTATCGCCAGGGGTTACATCACCTGTTTTAATTATAGTGGGTGTATTCATGGCTTCAAGCTTAAAGGATATTGAATGGAAAGAGTTTTCCGAAGCAGTACCAGCTTTTATGACGGCGTTATTTATGCCGCTAAGCTTTAGTATCGCCAACGGTATTGCATTTGGTTTCATTGCATATCCGCTTGTAAAGGTTTTTGCAGGTAAGGCGAAGGAAGTTCATCCATTAGTATATATTATCGGTTTCTTATTCGTGCTCCGATTTATTTTCCTCGGAACGGACTAA
- the purE gene encoding 5-(carboxyamino)imidazole ribonucleotide mutase produces the protein MDKQTLVGVIMGSTSDWETMKHACDMLDELKVPYEKKVVSAHRTPDYMFNYAETAKDRGIEVIIAGAGGAAHLPGMVASKTELPVIGVPVKSSNLNGLDSLLSIVQMPGGIPVATVAIGKAGATNAGILAAQILGIKYPEYQQAVAIMRQNKKDTVLSEEL, from the coding sequence ATGGACAAGCAGACCTTAGTGGGTGTTATTATGGGTAGCACTTCTGACTGGGAGACTATGAAACACGCATGCGATATGCTAGACGAATTAAAAGTACCCTACGAAAAAAAAGTAGTGTCAGCCCATCGAACTCCAGATTATATGTTTAACTATGCGGAGACCGCCAAGGATCGTGGGATAGAAGTTATAATAGCGGGTGCGGGTGGAGCGGCCCATTTGCCAGGTATGGTTGCCTCTAAGACTGAGCTACCAGTAATTGGTGTGCCTGTGAAATCTAGCAACTTAAATGGCTTAGACTCATTGCTGTCTATTGTGCAAATGCCTGGGGGCATCCCAGTGGCTACAGTAGCCATTGGCAAAGCAGGAGCGACCAATGCAGGAATACTTGCAGCGCAGATATTAGGGATTAAATATCCAGAATATCAGCAAGCAGTGGCAATAATGCGCCAAAACAAGAAGGACACGGTATTATCAGAGGAACTGTAA
- the purK gene encoding 5-(carboxyamino)imidazole ribonucleotide synthase, translated as MNVKVLGCITVDDNNKVIEPGSTIGILGGGQLGRMIILAGKAMGYRFVTLDPHSKCPAAQVSDDHIVSKFDDFKGADYLGRNSEVITYEFENVDSAVANRLEEKYYLPQGSLLLKITQNRSNEKSVLRSLGLPVAPFEVIKRDPYEVINNEPLTHLKLVSKDERRLETALLKAVDNLGMPAVMKTTTGGYDGKGQWFIRNERDFISASNAFNRIEFVNSDFIVEKFVPFERELSVIVARNKKGEIETYPVAENIHNNSILHMTIVPARIPVEAQEQAQKIAKQLAIDIDLIGLLAIEMFYKEDGTIYINELAPRPHNSGHYTMDACMTSQFEQHVRAICNLPLGKTDLLTPVVMVNLLGQHIAPFMESIPNMPKEVKFHLYGKSEAVYNRKMGHINVLSASVEDALSIINNLPFIDA; from the coding sequence ATGAATGTAAAAGTATTGGGGTGTATTACTGTGGATGATAATAATAAGGTGATAGAACCAGGCTCTACAATTGGGATATTAGGTGGCGGGCAGCTTGGTAGAATGATTATATTAGCTGGGAAGGCAATGGGGTATCGATTTGTCACACTTGACCCGCATAGCAAATGTCCAGCAGCGCAGGTTTCCGATGACCATATTGTGAGTAAGTTTGACGATTTTAAGGGTGCTGATTATCTAGGTCGTAATAGTGAGGTTATAACTTATGAATTTGAAAATGTAGATTCTGCAGTTGCCAATAGGCTAGAGGAAAAATACTATTTGCCTCAAGGAAGCCTATTATTAAAAATTACACAAAATCGTAGCAATGAGAAGTCTGTTTTACGGTCACTAGGTCTACCAGTTGCACCATTTGAAGTTATTAAAAGAGATCCATACGAAGTAATCAATAATGAGCCATTAACACACCTTAAACTTGTATCAAAAGATGAGCGACGCTTAGAGACAGCACTGCTGAAAGCTGTAGATAACTTAGGGATGCCAGCGGTTATGAAGACAACTACAGGTGGCTATGACGGTAAAGGACAGTGGTTTATCCGTAATGAGCGCGATTTTATATCTGCTAGTAATGCTTTTAACCGTATCGAGTTTGTCAATTCAGATTTTATTGTTGAGAAATTTGTACCATTTGAACGAGAACTCTCCGTGATTGTAGCTAGGAATAAGAAAGGTGAAATAGAAACATATCCAGTAGCAGAGAATATTCACAATAACAGCATCTTGCATATGACAATAGTTCCAGCAAGAATTCCTGTCGAGGCTCAGGAGCAAGCACAGAAAATTGCTAAACAGCTAGCAATAGATATAGATCTTATTGGTTTGTTAGCAATAGAAATGTTTTATAAAGAGGATGGCACAATCTATATCAATGAACTAGCACCAAGACCACACAATTCTGGACATTATACAATGGACGCATGCATGACGTCGCAGTTTGAACAGCATGTGCGGGCAATCTGTAATTTACCATTAGGCAAGACTGATTTATTAACGCCAGTAGTGATGGTAAATCTATTAGGACAGCATATTGCTCCGTTTATGGAATCGATTCCTAACATGCCGAAAGAAGTAAAATTCCATTTATACGGAAAATCAGAAGCAGTATATAACCGGAAGATGGGACATATCAACGTATTAAGTGCAAGTGTTGAAGATGCATTAAGTATTATTAACAACCTACCGTTCATTGATGCATAA
- the purB gene encoding adenylosuccinate lyase encodes MIERYSRPEMAAIWTEENKFNAWLRVEIEACEAWAELGVIPKEDVQKLWDKAGFDVQRIHEIEAETRHDVVAFTRAVSETLEEEKKWVHYGLTSTDVVDTALAFLIKQANDIIRKDIEYVIEVLRKRAIEHKDTIMMGRTHGVHAEPTTFGLKLALWYEEMKRNLERFNRAAEEVEFGKMSGAVGTYANINPAVEEYVCKKLGLTPAPVSTQTLQRDRHAHYLSVLALVGTTLEKIGVEIRGLQKSEVREVEERFHKGQKGSSAMPHKRNPVSSENICGLARVLRGNMVAEYDCVPLWHERDISHSSVERVIIPDSTILLNYMLRRMGKVLDDLTVFPENMRRNMDRTFGLIFSQRVLLKLIEKGMSREAAYDMVQRKAMQAWEEQTSFKGLVEAEATIMEHLTEDEVEDCFDPRYHVKHVDTIFKRIGLI; translated from the coding sequence ATGATAGAAAGATATTCAAGGCCAGAAATGGCAGCAATTTGGACAGAAGAAAATAAATTCAATGCATGGCTTCGTGTTGAAATAGAGGCTTGTGAGGCGTGGGCGGAGCTAGGTGTTATTCCGAAAGAGGATGTACAAAAGCTTTGGGATAAAGCAGGCTTTGATGTGCAGCGCATTCACGAAATTGAAGCAGAAACAAGACATGATGTTGTTGCCTTTACTAGAGCGGTATCTGAAACCCTCGAAGAAGAGAAAAAATGGGTTCACTATGGACTTACTTCAACTGATGTAGTAGATACAGCACTAGCTTTTCTAATAAAACAAGCGAATGATATTATCCGCAAGGATATTGAGTATGTTATAGAAGTATTACGTAAGCGAGCAATTGAGCATAAGGACACTATAATGATGGGTCGAACCCACGGTGTGCATGCGGAGCCAACAACCTTTGGCTTAAAGCTAGCCTTATGGTATGAAGAGATGAAGAGAAACCTTGAGCGCTTTAACCGTGCTGCTGAAGAGGTAGAGTTTGGTAAAATGTCAGGAGCTGTAGGAACCTATGCAAACATTAACCCTGCAGTAGAAGAGTATGTCTGTAAGAAACTAGGCTTAACCCCAGCGCCAGTGTCAACGCAAACTTTACAGCGTGATCGTCATGCGCACTATTTATCAGTTCTAGCTTTAGTCGGGACAACCCTAGAGAAAATCGGCGTAGAAATCCGTGGGTTACAAAAAAGTGAAGTGCGTGAGGTCGAGGAACGCTTCCATAAGGGGCAAAAAGGTTCATCAGCTATGCCGCACAAACGTAATCCAGTATCAAGTGAAAACATTTGCGGTTTAGCTCGTGTGCTACGCGGCAACATGGTTGCAGAATATGATTGCGTTCCACTATGGCATGAACGTGACATATCACACTCATCAGTTGAACGTGTAATCATACCTGATAGCACGATATTGCTAAACTATATGCTCAGACGTATGGGCAAAGTACTTGATGATTTAACGGTATTCCCTGAGAACATGCGTCGCAATATGGACCGCACCTTCGGACTTATTTTCTCACAAAGAGTATTACTTAAGCTGATTGAGAAAGGCATGTCTAGGGAAGCGGCTTATGATATGGTACAACGCAAAGCAATGCAGGCCTGGGAGGAACAGACCTCATTTAAGGGATTGGTAGAAGCAGAAGCAACTATAATGGAGCACTTGACGGAAGATGAAGTCGAGGATTGCTTCGATCCTAGATATCATGTGAAACATGTAGACACGATTTTCAAACGTATTGGTTTAATATAG
- the purC gene encoding phosphoribosylaminoimidazolesuccinocarboxamide synthase: MQKGQMLYEGKAKKIFRTDDENIYWVVYKDDATAFNGAKKGQVANKGLLNNKISSLFFKMLKKEGIDNHFIENISENEQLIKKVEIINVEVVVRNVATGSLVKRLGFTEGEELSEPIVEFYYKNDALNDPFINEDHIKILKLADPGQVQQMREQGLRVNTVLKRFMEQLGIILVDFKLEFGVDSEGKVLLADEISPDTCRFWDIKTQEKLDKDRFRQDLGGVEEAYQEILKRLEAKI, encoded by the coding sequence ATGCAAAAGGGTCAAATGCTTTATGAAGGAAAGGCAAAGAAAATATTTCGCACCGATGACGAAAACATCTATTGGGTTGTATATAAAGATGACGCTACTGCATTTAATGGCGCAAAGAAGGGGCAAGTAGCTAACAAAGGCTTATTAAATAACAAAATAAGCTCATTATTCTTCAAAATGCTTAAAAAAGAGGGCATTGATAATCACTTCATTGAGAACATCTCAGAGAATGAACAGCTTATTAAAAAGGTTGAAATTATCAATGTAGAGGTTGTTGTCAGGAACGTGGCTACTGGATCTTTAGTTAAAAGGTTAGGATTCACGGAAGGCGAAGAATTATCAGAGCCAATTGTTGAATTTTATTACAAAAACGACGCATTAAATGACCCTTTTATAAACGAAGACCATATAAAGATTTTGAAGCTTGCAGACCCTGGACAGGTACAGCAAATGAGGGAGCAGGGTTTACGAGTAAATACAGTATTAAAGCGTTTTATGGAGCAGCTAGGTATTATATTGGTTGATTTCAAGCTAGAGTTCGGAGTAGACAGTGAAGGTAAAGTATTACTGGCTGACGAAATATCTCCTGATACCTGTCGATTCTGGGATATAAAAACCCAGGAGAAGCTAGACAAAGACCGTTTCCGTCAAGATTTAGGTGGCGTAGAAGAAGCCTATCAAGAAATTCTAAAACGATTGGAGGCCAAAATATAA
- the purF gene encoding amidophosphoribosyltransferase, with the protein MCGVFGIFNNKNAAQLTYYALYALQHRGQESAGIVANDNGNLNSHKGLGLVADVFTEEKIETLKGTSAIGHVRYSTTGINSLQNVQPIFFNYRRGNLAIAHNGNLVNAHQLRSHLERQGSIFQGTSDTEVAAHLIARSGYENTEEAVKESLSMLKGSYAMLFMSDTKLIAVRDPNGIRPLSLGKLNGSYVVSSETCAFDTIGATYIRDVEPGEIIMITKDGITSDRITSFPKRATCVFEYIYFARPDSNIEGLNVHSARKELGKKLFQEAPVVADVVTGVPDSSISAAIGFAEEAGIPYELGLIKNRYIGRTFIQPSQELRERGVRLKLSAVRKVVEGKRVVMIDDSIVRGTTSGRIVNMLREAGATEVHVRISSPPVTHSCYYGIDTSAREELIAANKTIEEIREHIGADSLAFLSTDEMINTFGERTDLCGEDKNCSGYCEGCFTGSYPTEIIEQSKFSLER; encoded by the coding sequence ATGTGTGGTGTATTTGGCATCTTTAACAACAAAAATGCAGCTCAGCTCACGTATTATGCCTTATATGCACTACAGCACAGAGGTCAAGAAAGTGCTGGAATCGTAGCAAATGACAATGGCAATCTTAATTCTCACAAAGGACTTGGACTAGTTGCAGATGTGTTCACAGAAGAGAAAATAGAAACTCTGAAAGGCACTTCGGCTATTGGGCATGTGCGTTACTCAACAACAGGCATAAACTCACTACAAAATGTACAACCGATTTTCTTCAATTATCGTCGTGGAAACCTGGCAATTGCTCATAATGGAAATCTTGTTAATGCCCATCAGTTACGAAGCCACCTGGAGCGCCAAGGGAGCATTTTCCAGGGTACGAGTGATACTGAAGTAGCTGCCCACCTAATTGCCCGTTCAGGCTATGAGAACACTGAGGAGGCTGTCAAAGAGAGCTTAAGTATGCTTAAAGGTTCATATGCGATGCTATTCATGTCTGATACTAAGCTTATTGCTGTAAGGGATCCTAATGGCATTCGCCCACTTTCTTTAGGGAAATTAAATGGTAGTTATGTAGTTTCCTCAGAGACCTGTGCATTCGATACGATCGGTGCTACTTATATTCGTGACGTAGAGCCTGGTGAGATTATTATGATTACTAAGGACGGAATTACAAGTGATCGTATCACTAGCTTTCCAAAAAGAGCTACCTGTGTGTTTGAATATATTTATTTTGCGCGTCCAGATAGTAATATTGAAGGACTTAACGTTCATTCTGCTCGCAAAGAGCTTGGCAAAAAGCTGTTTCAAGAAGCTCCAGTAGTAGCTGATGTTGTCACGGGCGTACCTGACTCAAGTATTTCTGCTGCAATCGGTTTCGCTGAAGAAGCAGGAATTCCATATGAGCTAGGGTTAATTAAAAATCGCTACATTGGTAGGACGTTTATCCAGCCTTCACAAGAACTGCGCGAACGTGGTGTGCGTTTAAAGCTAAGTGCCGTACGTAAGGTTGTGGAAGGTAAACGTGTAGTTATGATTGACGATTCAATTGTAAGAGGAACTACTAGTGGACGAATTGTTAATATGCTAAGGGAAGCAGGGGCGACTGAGGTTCATGTGCGTATTAGCTCGCCGCCAGTAACCCATTCCTGCTATTATGGAATTGACACATCTGCTAGGGAAGAGTTAATTGCAGCTAACAAGACGATTGAAGAGATTCGCGAGCATATAGGTGCGGACTCATTAGCGTTTTTAAGTACTGACGAAATGATTAATACCTTTGGTGAACGTACAGATTTATGTGGTGAAGATAAGAACTGTAGCGGTTATTGCGAAGGTTGTTTTACGGGATCATATCCTACAGAGATAATAGAGCAGTCCAAGTTTAGCTTAGAGCGCTAA
- the purM gene encoding phosphoribosylformylglycinamidine cyclo-ligase, which translates to MSLYKDAGVDIDAGNEAVDRMKPHVKKTWRKEVLTDLGSFGALFQLDLQKFHEPVLVSGTDGVGTKLKVAFALDKHDTIGIDAVAMCVNDIVVQGAEPLFFLDYLACGKLEPGKVEQIVKGIADGCAQSGCALIGGETAEMPGMYADGEYDIAGFSVGAVNKSEIIDGSKVAEGSVIIGLASSGVHSNGLSLVRKIIADNNIAFTDSFAEQVSTNLSADLANKTVGEVILEPTKLYVKSVLAVKDNFELQAAAHITGGGFYENIPRVFPEKYKAVIEKDTWTVPAVFSFLQEKGGVPEREMYRTFNMGVGMMLIVPAEQQEQVLKFLADLGEQAYKIGHIEQRNAEEAGVIISGIE; encoded by the coding sequence ATGAGTTTATATAAAGATGCTGGTGTAGATATTGATGCAGGTAATGAAGCAGTTGACCGTATGAAGCCCCATGTAAAGAAAACATGGCGTAAAGAGGTATTAACGGATTTAGGTAGCTTTGGTGCGTTATTTCAATTAGATTTACAAAAATTCCATGAGCCTGTTTTAGTTTCAGGAACAGATGGTGTAGGCACAAAGCTAAAAGTTGCTTTTGCCTTAGATAAGCACGATACGATAGGTATTGATGCTGTAGCTATGTGTGTTAATGATATCGTTGTGCAGGGCGCTGAACCATTGTTTTTCCTAGATTACTTAGCCTGTGGGAAGCTTGAGCCTGGAAAGGTAGAGCAAATCGTTAAGGGTATAGCTGATGGTTGTGCCCAGTCAGGCTGCGCTTTAATCGGCGGAGAGACAGCGGAAATGCCAGGTATGTACGCAGATGGAGAATACGATATTGCAGGATTTTCTGTAGGAGCCGTTAATAAAAGCGAAATCATTGATGGATCTAAAGTTGCAGAGGGAAGCGTAATTATCGGCCTTGCATCTAGTGGGGTACATTCAAATGGTCTATCACTTGTACGTAAGATAATTGCAGATAACAATATAGCTTTTACCGACTCATTTGCAGAGCAAGTTAGTACAAATTTAAGCGCTGATTTAGCTAATAAAACTGTTGGTGAGGTTATACTTGAGCCTACAAAGCTTTATGTGAAATCAGTCCTAGCTGTTAAAGATAATTTCGAGCTGCAGGCTGCTGCCCATATTACTGGCGGTGGATTTTACGAGAACATACCTAGAGTATTTCCTGAGAAATATAAAGCAGTAATAGAAAAAGATACATGGACAGTTCCGGCTGTGTTTAGCTTCCTGCAAGAAAAAGGCGGAGTACCAGAGCGTGAGATGTATCGTACCTTTAACATGGGTGTCGGGATGATGTTAATTGTTCCAGCAGAGCAGCAGGAGCAAGTACTAAAGTTTCTTGCTGACTTAGGTGAGCAGGCTTATAAAATAGGACATATAGAGCAACGAAATGCTGAAGAAGCAGGTGTCATCATTAGTGGAATCGAATAA
- the purN gene encoding phosphoribosylglycinamide formyltransferase: protein MLKKQVSSLVESNNHKQSNCITNRNSKLAVAVLASGNGSNLQALIDAQQEGSLSYEIKVVITDKHGARAVSRARESNIVAYEYAPKDYPSKADYEQQVLNCLNKHNIELVVLAGYMRIVGATLLNAFDGRMINLHPSLLPSFQGIHAPQQAIDAGVKVSGCTIHFVDEGLDTGPIIAQQPVTVTFADNADTLQAKIQKLEHKLIVDVVELIAQGRVKRHGRIIEII, encoded by the coding sequence ATGCTGAAGAAGCAGGTGTCATCATTAGTGGAATCGAATAATCATAAGCAGAGTAATTGTATTACTAATAGAAATTCTAAGCTAGCTGTTGCTGTACTGGCTTCAGGAAACGGATCAAATCTACAAGCATTAATTGATGCCCAGCAAGAAGGAAGTCTATCCTATGAAATCAAAGTCGTAATTACGGACAAGCATGGTGCAAGAGCAGTTTCACGTGCAAGGGAATCCAATATAGTAGCATATGAGTATGCACCGAAAGATTACCCATCAAAAGCAGACTATGAGCAGCAAGTCCTTAACTGTCTAAATAAACATAATATTGAACTGGTGGTTTTAGCAGGCTATATGCGTATTGTTGGAGCAACACTTTTAAACGCATTCGATGGGCGGATGATTAATTTGCATCCGTCACTGCTACCATCCTTTCAAGGAATTCATGCGCCACAGCAGGCCATTGATGCAGGTGTTAAAGTTTCGGGCTGTACAATCCATTTTGTTGATGAAGGATTAGATACGGGACCGATTATAGCGCAGCAGCCTGTTACTGTAACATTTGCTGATAATGCGGATACATTACAAGCAAAAATCCAAAAGCTAGAACATAAACTAATCGTCGATGTCGTAGAGCTAATTGCCCAAGGGCGTGTAAAGCGTCATGGGAGGATTATAGAAATTATATAG
- the purH gene encoding bifunctional phosphoribosylaminoimidazolecarboxamide formyltransferase/IMP cyclohydrolase, which produces MKKRALVSVSDKTGIVELAKQLIELDVEIISTGGTKKLLQENQVPVIGISDVTGFPEILDGRVKTLHPNVHGGLLARRDLPAHVEQMNENNIEAIDFVIVNLYPFRETISKPDVTLEDAIENIDIGGPSMLRSAAKNHKDVIVLVDSKDYAPVLNELKEQGEVSYETRLALAAKVFRHTAAYDSLISKYLSKQAGQVFPEKLTMTYEKIQDLRYGENPHQKAAFYREALPDVGNIATAKQLHGKELSYNNINDANAALSIVAEFTEPAVVAIKHTNPCGVGVARDIFGAYQKAYEADPVSIFGGIVALNREVDGLTANAMKDIFLEIIIAPKFSEKALTILAAKKNLRLLEVDMEQLANNARNPFTSLKVGGGILVQGQDTKTINQGDLKVVTKRQPTTEEITQMLFAWKVVKHVKSNAIVLAKEDQTIGVGAGQMNRVGSAKIAIEQAADKAKGSVLASDAFFPMPDTVEAAAAAGVTAIIQPGGSIKDEDSIKEADKHGITMVFTGVRHFKH; this is translated from the coding sequence TTGAAAAAACGAGCCCTTGTATCTGTTTCTGACAAGACGGGAATTGTCGAATTAGCAAAACAATTAATAGAGTTAGATGTAGAGATAATTTCTACAGGCGGAACGAAAAAGTTATTACAGGAAAATCAAGTGCCAGTTATCGGCATATCTGATGTAACAGGGTTTCCTGAAATCCTAGATGGTCGTGTTAAGACCCTTCATCCTAATGTGCATGGGGGTTTACTAGCGCGTAGGGACTTACCTGCCCATGTTGAGCAAATGAACGAGAATAATATCGAGGCTATCGACTTTGTTATTGTAAATCTATATCCATTTAGGGAGACAATTTCAAAACCTGATGTTACCTTAGAAGATGCGATTGAAAACATTGATATTGGTGGTCCAAGCATGCTACGCTCAGCAGCTAAAAACCACAAGGATGTTATCGTACTTGTAGACAGCAAGGATTACGCTCCTGTTCTTAATGAATTAAAGGAGCAGGGTGAGGTTTCCTATGAGACGAGACTGGCGCTAGCAGCGAAGGTATTCCGTCATACGGCAGCTTACGATTCGTTAATTAGCAAATATTTATCAAAACAAGCAGGTCAAGTATTCCCTGAGAAGCTAACTATGACCTATGAAAAGATTCAAGATTTACGTTATGGAGAAAATCCGCATCAAAAAGCAGCTTTTTATCGTGAAGCACTTCCTGATGTAGGTAATATAGCGACTGCTAAACAACTCCACGGAAAAGAATTATCATATAACAACATTAACGACGCTAATGCGGCCTTAAGCATCGTTGCAGAATTTACTGAACCAGCAGTAGTAGCAATTAAGCACACAAATCCATGTGGTGTTGGTGTAGCTAGAGATATTTTTGGTGCCTACCAAAAAGCATATGAGGCAGACCCTGTATCTATTTTCGGTGGGATAGTGGCCTTGAACCGTGAAGTAGATGGACTTACGGCAAATGCCATGAAGGATATTTTCTTAGAAATTATTATTGCACCTAAATTCTCAGAGAAGGCATTAACTATACTTGCAGCTAAGAAGAATTTGCGCTTACTAGAAGTAGACATGGAGCAGCTAGCAAACAACGCTAGAAACCCATTTACTTCGTTAAAAGTTGGTGGAGGAATTTTAGTTCAAGGGCAGGATACTAAGACGATTAATCAAGGTGATTTAAAAGTTGTCACTAAGCGTCAACCAACTACTGAGGAAATTACGCAAATGCTGTTTGCTTGGAAAGTTGTAAAACACGTAAAATCTAACGCAATTGTACTGGCAAAAGAAGATCAAACAATTGGTGTGGGTGCTGGGCAAATGAACCGTGTTGGTTCAGCTAAAATTGCCATTGAGCAAGCTGCAGATAAAGCAAAAGGCTCCGTACTTGCTTCAGACGCTTTCTTCCCAATGCCTGACACAGTTGAAGCAGCGGCGGCAGCTGGTGTAACGGCGATTATCCAACCAGGTGGCTCGATTAAAGACGAGGACTCTATTAAAGAGGCGGACAAGCACGGAATCACAATGGTGTTTACTGGAGTTAGGCACTTTAAACATTAA